In Saccharomyces eubayanus strain FM1318 chromosome XIII, whole genome shotgun sequence, one DNA window encodes the following:
- the FET4 gene encoding Fet4p → MGRIAKFLGNPGARPDVSHRAPIVGHVQNDDEFGDSKDYQNDAMVRVISNSDESTDEELCKVDLTANGAIFTSRGFTGLRKGFTDKSLDFLVRVAGSQVVFIIIWIIVIIWIVIGIVYGAPFNWQVVMQDGQSIQSYVWDTLLMRQQLMSTHEQILICGRLRSRLASFKNYLTRSSPNEGKKEECAVQANEVDSLENYIDPSVVAGELPVENWYDRLSNLASKCMGSVSAMLIFWIGIFVWIGCGAIPKDAGNTPPYTGETSGSNPRLKKFSDTWQMYINTAVAVSILICSTFLQNLRARHDDFIGKFLIGIFDMDEKIDYHIRKHFNDFETPHAIITVKSEKRSTGRKMIDWYADIIGTGVGVVIGVVVFAVWIGIGAPLKWNDNWWLIIGTYTGLVGFLDGFILREVYFRIITHEEQNYAEVVREDLELFQELGLECPEEFTAKAHEERDTLSYKISHFINKICSDQWSVLVSILIIIMLICISSGLRWSTTGQLIANTPTMIIEEFFLLVLLQAHNWADRQRRVEVTALYARRHILLAYVQKRFPEVLALEK, encoded by the coding sequence ATGGGAAGGATCGCAAAGTTTCTAGGAAATCCAGGCGCTAGACCTGACGTTAGCCACAGAGCACCTATAGTTGGTCATGTTCAGAATGACGACGAATTCGGCGATTCGAAAGATTACCAGAATGATGCTATGGTCAGAGTTATCAGCAATAGTGACGAGAGTACCGATGAAGAGTTATGTAAAGTGGATCTAACTGCGAACGGAGCAATTTTTACCAGTAGAGGTTTTACTGGGCTGCGCAAAGGTTTYACTGATAAATCCTTAGACTTTTTAGTGCGAGTGGCTGGTTCACAAGTTGTATTTATCATCATTTGGATTATCGTGATAATTTGGATAGTAATTGGTATTGTTTACGGCGCACCTTTCAATTGGCAAGTCGTTATGCAGGATGGTCAATCCATTCAAAGTTATGTTTGGGACACTCTATTAATGAGACAGCAATTAATGAGCACACACGAGCAAATCTTAATTTGCGGTAGACTAAGGTCCAGATTAGCATCCTTCAAAAACTATTTAACCAGAAGTTCTCCAAATGAGggtaaaaaagaagagtgTGCAGTTCAAGCTAATGAGGTCGATTCTTTAGAGAATTATATAGATCCATCTGTAGTTGCTGGAGAGTTGCCGGTGGAAAATTGGTACGACCGCTTATCCAATCTGGCAAGTAAGTGTATGGGCTCTGTCTCAGCAATGCTAATATTTTGGATtggtatttttgtttggaTCGGTTGCGGTGCTATTCCAAAAGATGCAGGTAATACACCGCCTTATACTGGAGAAACTAGTGGTAGCAATccaagattgaaaaaattcagtGACACATGGCAAATGTATATCAACACTGCCGTTGCAGTTTCCATTTTGATCTGTAGTACTTTCTTACAGAATTTGAGAGCCAGACACGATGATTTCATTGGGAAATTCTTAATTGGTATCTTTGACAtggatgaaaaaattgactATCACATAAGAAAACacttcaatgattttgaaactccTCATGCAATCATCACGGTTAAGTCTGAAAAAAGATCGACTGGGAGGAAAATGATTGACTGGTACGCTGATATCATTGGTACTGGTGTTGGTGTTGTGATCGGTGTTGTTGTGTTTGCTGTTTGGATTGGTATTGGTGCGCCACTAAAGTGGAATGATAACTGGTGGTTGATTATTGGTACATACACAGGTTTGGTTGGGTTTTTGGACGGGTTCATTCTAAGAGAGGTTTATTTCAGAATTATTACACACGAGGAACAAAACTACGCTGAAGTGGTAAGAGAGGATCTTGAATTGTTCCAAGAACTGGGACTCGAATGTCCTGAAGAGTTTACTGCTAAAGCACATGAGGAAAGAGACACTCTCAGTTACAAAATTTCTCACTTTATTAATAAGATCTGTTCAGACCAATGGAGTGTACTTGTATCTATTTTGATTATCATTATGTTGATTTGCATTTCCTCTGGTCTTCGTTGGAGTACAACCGGTCAGTTAATCGCCAACACGCCAACAATGATTATTGAAGAGTTCTTTTTGCTTGTTTTATTGCAAGCACATAACTGGGCGGATCGTCAAAGAAGAGTAGAAGTGACTGCTTTGTACGCTCGTAGACACATCCTTCTAGCATACGTCCAAAAGCGTTTCCCCGAAGTTTTGGCCTTAGAAAAATAG